The proteins below come from a single Rosa rugosa chromosome 2, drRosRugo1.1, whole genome shotgun sequence genomic window:
- the LOC133732657 gene encoding E3 ubiquitin-protein ligase WAV3-like produces MSSRTASDQNNCGICLSSMATPKGQAIFTAQCSHSFHYPCIVQNVQHGNLSCPICRAIWDKHNVPFQPNNWTTSPSQQNNSGDPPHPWGVFPQQNNLGGNSPNISFSFHPQQPPHQTYHQYSYQQPSWNYPSFPFVQQTQAPPQPPSFSDDEPLLSTSPMQSNDPQGITIKTQTESLAISAAESHPRYPVLVSICAPSLQDTDGHGSTPVDLVTVLDVSGSMCGLKLDLVKRAVKFIIQNLGPSDRLSIVTFSTTARRVFPLRRMSVEGRESAVRAVNSLRPDNMTNIVAGLEIGIRVLEERRERNPVASIMLLSDGVDSYCHSPSQLLGQLPASIRSNCMQHEIPVHTFGFGSDHDPNTMHAISNASGGTFSFIESVGMIQDSFALCIGGLLSVVAQEVRLTVRAASRGVKIVAIPSGRYVRNISDEGLQGVVDVGSLYAEEEKQFLVYLLVPQSSASDTRTSLLDVSCVYRDLASNELIQMQGELVEIPRPVVCSPADQVVSLEVDRQRNRILVSETIAEAQGLAEIGNLEAARAILTQRRETLLTTPAARAGDALSNLLETELQEIMDRMATMDLYTHTGRAYALSGMSSHSLQRATTRGDTTTSCLSASFGAAQASYSAGGINYLQRGGIFQQQQQQQQSLSAGATPFASPASLPLGGAYETSSMVRMVQKSKDLGTSYTK; encoded by the exons ATGTCTTCTCGGACTGCATCTGATCAA AACAATTGTGGCATTTGTCTGAGTAGCATGGCAACCCCGAAAGGCCAAGCCATCTTCACTGCCCAATGCTCACACTCCTTCCACTACCCTTGCATTGTCCAGAATGTTCAGCATGGAAATCTTAGTTGCCCCATTTGCCGAGCAATATGGGATAAGCATAATGTTCCTTTCCAACCAAACAACTGGACTACTTCCCCCTCTCAACAAAACAACTCAGGTGATCCCCCTCACCCATGGGGTGTTTTCCCTCAGCAAAACAACTTGGGTGGGAACTCTCCCAACATCTCATTCTCATTCCACCCGCAACAGCCACCCCATCAGACTTATCATCAGTACTCGTATCAGCAACCCAGTTGGAATTATCCTTCCTTCCCATTCGTGCAGCAAACCCAGGCCCCTCCCCAGCCACCTAGCTTCTCTGATGATGAACCTCTTTTGTCCACCTCACCCATGCAATCCAATGACCCCCAGGGTATAACAATTAAGACTCAGACCGAGTCCTTGGCTATCTCTGCTGCAGAATCTCATCCACGATATCCTGTTCTTGTCAGCATTTGCGCACCATCTCTTCAAGATACCGATGGCCATGGGAGTACCCCGGTCGACCTTGTGACAGTTCTGGATGTAAGTGGCAGCATGTGTGGCCTAAAGCTTGACCTTGTGAAGCGCGCTGTCAAATTTATCATACAAAACTTGGGGCCTTCAGACCGCCTTTCAATAGTTACATTCTCAACAACTGCTAGAAGAGTCTTTCCTCTCAGAAGAATGTCTGTTGAAGGCCGTGAAAGTGCTGTGCGAGCTGTCAATTCTCTTAGACCAGATAACATGACCAACATTGTGGCAGGACTCGAGATAGGAATTCGGGTCCTTGAAGAACGAAGGGAAAGGAACCCAGTTGCTAGCATCATGCTTTTATCCGATGGTGTGGATTCTTACTGTCATAGTCCAAGCCAACTGTTGGGCCAATTGCCTGCTTCGATTCGCTCTAATTGTATGCAACATGAAATTCCAGTCCACACATTTGGGTTTGGCAGCGACCATGATCCAAATACTATGCATGCTATATCTAATGCATCAGGTGGCACCTTTTCATTCATTGAATCAGTTGGCATGATACAAGATTCCTTTGCTCTGTGCATTGGTGGTCTTCTCAGTGTTGTGGCTCAGGAAGTTCGCCTCACAGTAAGGGCAGCATCACGTGGTGTGAAGATTGTAGCAATACCATCAGGGAGATATGTCAGAAATATATCTGATGAGGGCTTGCAGGGTGTTGTTGATGTTGGGAGTCTCTACGCAGAAGAGGAGAAACAATTTCTGGTCTACCTCTTAGTTCCACAATCCTCAGCTTCAGATACAAGGACATCATTGTTAGACGTGTCATGCGTGTACAGAGATCTAGCTTCAAATGAGTTAATCCAGATGCAAGGTGAGCTAGTTGAGATACCGAGACCTGTGGTTTGTTCCCCTGCAGATCAGGTAGTCTCTTTAGAGGTTGATCGCCAGCGCAACAGAATTTTGGTCTCTGAAACTATAGCAGAGGCACAAGGGTTGGCTGAGATTGGAAATCTGGAGGCTGCAAGGGCCATTTTGACTCAACGAAGAGAAACTCTCTTAACAACACCAGCAGCCCGAGCAGGGGATGCTCTCAGCAATTTGCTCGAAACTGAGCTTCAAGAAATCATGGATAGAATGGCAACTATGGATTTGTATACTCACACTGGGCGTGCTTATGCCCTCTCGGGAATGAGCTCTCATTCACTGCAGAGAGCCACAACTAGGGGTGACACAACTACTTCATGCCTTTCCGCGAGTTTTGGTGCTGCTCAGGCTTCATATTCCGCTGGGGGTATCAATTACCTGCAGCGCGGTGGTATCtttcagcagcagcagcagcagcagcagtctCTCTCCGCAGGTGCCACTCCATTTGCGAGTCCAGCATCATTGCCGCTAGGTGGTGCTTATGAAACATCTTCTATGGTTAGAATGGTACAGAAATCAAAGGATCTTGGCACTAGTTATACAAAATGA
- the LOC133731182 gene encoding uncharacterized protein LOC133731182, with the protein MESGSEEEIVQPEQRGQADQDYKVKAEIPFFSGNLGVEDYLDWQLQVDRFFEIMEVPENKQVKHVAWRLKSIAAVWWDKLQNTRKKQRKQGVKTWRRMKQLMMERFLPDDYEQILYKLYIECVQGQKVARYISGLKPAIQEKILLQTVWTVTEATSLALKAELLEKPSRASSFQRYTYQRSTELVNPSAGKGKAIQQNIEGAPRASNPSFKGASSSSSSSGAQNRFPNQKPNNPYARPTTQLCYRCNKPGHRSNVCPERRQSAFIDDYDEDDKEVG; encoded by the exons ATGG AATCTGgttctgaagaagaaattgtgcAACCTGAACAACGAGGACAAGCTGACCaggattacaaagtcaaggcTGAGATCCCTTTCTTTTCTGGCAACTTGGGTGTGGAAGATTATCTGGATTGGCAGCTTCAGGTGGACAGATTCTTTGAGATTATGGAGGTGCCTGAAAACAAGCAGGTTAAACATGTAGCCTGGCGATTAAAGAGTATTGCTGCAGTTTGGTGGGATAAGTTGCAGAATACTCGGAAGAAGCAGAGGAAGCAAGGGGTTAAAACATGGCGAAGAATGAAACAGCTTATGATGGAGAGATTCTTGCCAGATGATTATGAGCAGATTTTGTACaagttgtatattgaatgtGTCCAAG GTCAGAAGGTGGCTCGCTATATCAGTGGACTGAAGCCAGCCATTCAAGAGAAAATCTTATTGCAAACTGTGTGGACTGTGACAGAAGCTACAAGCCTAGCATTGAAAGCAGAACTATTAGAGAAGCCTTCacgagcttcttctttccaaagGTATACCTATCAAAGGAGCACAGAGTTGGTGAACCCCTCAGCTGGCAAGGGAAAAGCCATACAACAAAATATAGAGGGTGCTCCTAGGGCGTCCAATCCTTCTTTTAAAGGGGCTAGCAGTTCTAGCAGTTCTAGTGGTGCTCAAAATAGGTTCCCAAATCAGAAGCCTAATAATCCTTATGCGAGGCCTACAACACAACTCTGCTATAGATGCAACAAGCCTGGACATAGGTCTAATGTGTGTCCTGAGAGGAGACAATCTGCCTTTATAGATGATTATGATGAAGATGATAAAGAAGTTGGATGA